Within Streptomyces sp. RKAG293, the genomic segment CGCGCTGGAGACCTGCAGGATGGACCTGCTGCGCCGCCTGCGGGGCTGGGAGCCCCGCTTCCGGCTGCTGTTCCCGCACCCGACGCCCGAAGCAGCGACGAAACTCAAAGAGGGCATCGAGCATCTGGAGCGCTGGCTGCTGCGCGAAGGGACGTGGAGCGACTGGTCCGTCCCACAACAGATGCCGCAGGCGGTGCAGCTCCTGCAGGCGACGGTGCAGCAGTTGCGGAGCCTGAGCGATCTCCTGCCGACGGACCCGTGGCCGGTGCGCCTGACCGTCGACACCAACGCCCTGATCGACAATCCCGACCTCGCCGCCTACACCGGCCAGATCGGGCCGCGCTACATGGCCCACCTGCTGCCGGTCGTGCTGCGCGAGATCGACGAGCAAAAGCGCACCGGCCGCAACGACGCCCTGCGCGAGGCGGCCAAGAAGGCCGACCGGCGCCTGAAGGGACTGCGCACCAACGGCGACATCACCGTGGGCGTGCGGGTCGCCGGCGACGTCCACGCCGTCTTCGAGTACATCGAGCCCAAGTCCGAGGCGCTGCCGGACTGGCTCGACCTGGACGTCCCGGACGACCGGTTCATCGCCTCCACCCTGCTCCTGCTGTCCCAGCACCCCGGATCCGCGTGGTACGTCGCCACCAGCGACATCAACATGCAGACCAAACTGGCTGCCGTATCCCTGCCGTTCATCGAACCCCCGGACCCCTCGTAGGCCCGGCCGCCCAGGTGCATGCTGCCGCAGCGCTGCGGGTCGATTGCCTCAGTTGGCCGGCGGCAGGGCCAGGGCTGGGGTGGCTGTCCCGTAGAACACCGCCCGGAGACCGGCCACGGCCTCGGTGATCGCCGATTCGCCGTGGTCCTCCAAGCAGGCGTCCATCAGCTTCTGCGCGGCCTCGGCAAGTGCCGGGTCGTCCGCCATGCCCAGCGGGAGCCCGGCCGCGGCGACCCTGGCCATGTGCGGGGCCAGCGTTGCCGCCTCTTCCACGCTGCGCCGGTTCCAGTCGTGCACCACCCGCGCCGACGGGCGAGCGCCACGACCGCAGCGTTCCACGTACTCTCCCGTGCCTGCCAAGCGGACCAGAACTCGATCGCGGCCATGCCCCCCATCCGCCATCGCGTGGTCCGGCTCATCCAGGTCACCTGGTAGATCTTCCGCGCTGTGATCAACTCCGCGGCCGCCACGACCAGCTGCTGCATCTGCATCAGCCGGCGTTCACGTTCTGCCTGGACCGCATCGATGCGCTGCTGGCGTCGCGAAAGCCAGAACCCCAACCACACACCCGGCAGCGCAACCGCCCCGCCGACCAAAGCACCGATCACTGTTTCCATCACGCGCACAGCATGCGCCGCTTCCTCCGCAGGGGCGGGGGGAACTCCGTTTCAGGGACCAGGCGGAGCACCCATCAACTGTTTTCCCAGCTAGACGCGCCGAACCATGACGTAGTGAGGGTGTGAGGTGGGGGCGTGCGACGCGTCTCTGTGCGCCCTGGACCCGCCCGCCCGCCCGCCGGACGATAGGCCCATGGGCACCCGCGACCAGGACGACGTCGCCGGCCCGGCGCGACAGCGCCGCCCGGCGGGGGCTCTGGGCTGTTCACCTGCTTCCGGTCCGATGACGACTGAACGCGTCC encodes:
- a CDS encoding PIN domain-containing protein, whose translation is MPQKKPLPPTYQQRLLEQLDAIEQDYLTVLESSEIQYVNPNKPGSGMYILTAANWGWGPSSPALETCRMDLLRRLRGWEPRFRLLFPHPTPEAATKLKEGIEHLERWLLREGTWSDWSVPQQMPQAVQLLQATVQQLRSLSDLLPTDPWPVRLTVDTNALIDNPDLAAYTGQIGPRYMAHLLPVVLREIDEQKRTGRNDALREAAKKADRRLKGLRTNGDITVGVRVAGDVHAVFEYIEPKSEALPDWLDLDVPDDRFIASTLLLLSQHPGSAWYVATSDINMQTKLAAVSLPFIEPPDPS